A window of the bacterium genome harbors these coding sequences:
- a CDS encoding Xaa-Pro peptidase family protein yields MPGTTPTLRSHLDRAREYLGTSGTEALLLLKTENRRYVTGFTGSAGLALVTPPEALLAVDFRYEEQAAAEAPGWTVLRGGRDPLGALAAAVGERKPRTIGFEAEFVSYAQVLRLREKLAPAELVPLNSVDRLRWVKDAEELAAISRAVEIADQAFVHMLEVLRPGLTERAAGVELESFMRRAGADRVAFDSVVASGPRSALPHGRATDRVMAGGEFVTLDFGAQCGGYCSDCTRTVALRSADDQQRRVYQVVLDAQRRALDMIRPGVPCRSVDEAARSVIAAAGFGEAFGHSLGHGLGLEVHEGPRLSPLEDAVLGPGMVVTVEPGIYLPGWGGVRTEDDVVVTADGCRILTRAPKELRVVLG; encoded by the coding sequence ATGCCCGGGACGACCCCGACGCTCCGTTCCCACCTCGACCGCGCCCGGGAGTACCTCGGGACATCCGGGACCGAGGCCCTGTTGCTCTTGAAGACAGAGAACCGTCGGTACGTGACCGGATTCACCGGGTCGGCCGGATTGGCCCTCGTCACTCCGCCGGAGGCGCTCCTCGCGGTCGATTTTCGCTACGAGGAGCAGGCGGCGGCGGAGGCCCCCGGCTGGACCGTGCTGCGAGGCGGGCGGGATCCCCTGGGCGCGCTGGCGGCGGCCGTCGGTGAGCGAAAGCCGCGCACGATCGGATTCGAGGCCGAGTTTGTCTCCTACGCCCAGGTGCTGCGGCTGCGGGAGAAGCTTGCTCCCGCCGAGCTGGTGCCCCTCAATTCGGTAGACCGTCTCCGCTGGGTGAAAGACGCCGAGGAACTGGCGGCGATCTCGCGCGCGGTGGAGATTGCGGATCAGGCATTCGTGCACATGCTCGAGGTGCTCCGCCCCGGACTCACAGAACGCGCGGCCGGGGTCGAACTGGAATCGTTCATGCGCCGCGCCGGAGCGGACCGGGTCGCCTTCGACAGCGTGGTCGCCAGCGGCCCCCGCTCGGCCCTGCCGCACGGCCGGGCGACGGACCGGGTGATGGCCGGGGGGGAGTTCGTCACCCTCGACTTTGGCGCGCAATGCGGTGGGTACTGCTCGGATTGCACCCGGACGGTCGCGCTCCGAAGCGCCGATGACCAGCAGCGCCGGGTGTATCAGGTTGTGCTCGACGCTCAGCGGCGTGCCCTCGACATGATCCGGCCGGGCGTCCCTTGCCGGTCTGTGGACGAGGCGGCCCGGTCCGTCATTGCCGCGGCGGGATTTGGGGAGGCGTTCGGGCACTCCCTCGGCCACGGTCTGGGGTTGGAGGTGCACGAGGGGCCGCGGCTCTCGCCGTTGGAGGACGCCGTCTTGGGCCCCGGCATGGTCGTCACCGTCGAGCCGGGGATCTACCTCCCGGGGTGGGGCGGGGTGCGCACCGAAGACGACGTCGTGGTCACCGCGGACGGGTGCCGCATCTTGACGCGGGCGCCGAAAGAGCTCCGGGTCGTGTTGGGGTAG